The following proteins are encoded in a genomic region of Bradyrhizobium sp. SK17:
- a CDS encoding response regulator transcription factor: MKILVVDDHPVMLEGLSALLRQEGPQTIIVQASSATQALAAVESHQDLDIVVLDLMMPGASGLSTISEIGRARPELPVVVLSSSEDPIDVRNALSQGALGYVPKSASRTTLLSAISLVMNGELYIPPLMLNQIATARPVADRPTPRALLTPRQIDVLRRIGESLPNKTIAYEMDLSEKTVKAHITAIFKALNVVNRTQAAAAGRDLGLIRPTREADVARKPMDRP, encoded by the coding sequence ATGAAGATACTGGTCGTCGATGATCATCCGGTCATGCTCGAGGGGCTATCCGCGCTGCTGCGCCAGGAAGGACCGCAGACCATCATCGTGCAAGCCAGCAGCGCAACGCAGGCGCTCGCCGCCGTCGAGAGCCACCAAGACCTCGATATCGTCGTGCTGGACCTGATGATGCCAGGGGCAAGTGGATTGTCGACGATCTCTGAGATCGGTCGCGCGCGGCCCGAACTCCCCGTTGTCGTGCTCTCGTCGTCCGAGGATCCCATCGACGTCCGCAACGCCTTGTCTCAAGGTGCGCTTGGCTACGTGCCAAAATCGGCCAGCCGGACCACGCTACTCTCCGCCATTAGCCTCGTGATGAATGGTGAACTCTACATTCCACCGTTGATGCTCAACCAGATCGCGACCGCCAGGCCCGTTGCCGACCGACCGACGCCACGCGCATTGCTGACACCCCGCCAGATCGACGTTCTCCGTCGTATCGGTGAAAGCCTGCCCAACAAGACCATTGCTTATGAAATGGATCTCTCGGAGAAAACCGTCAAGGCGCACATCACTGCGATCTTCAAGGCCCTCAACGTCGTCAATCGCACACAGGCAGCCGCAGCCGGCCGAGACCTTGGCCTGATCCGGCCGACGCGAGAGGCGGACGTGGCGCGGAAGCCGATGGATCGACCGTGA
- a CDS encoding 2-isopropylmalate synthase: MATPDKSEKDRVIIFDTTLRDGEQCPGATMTFEEKLEVAELLDDMGVDVIEAGFPITSEGDFQAVSEIARRSKNSVIAGLSRAHPADIDRCAEAVKFARRGRVHTVIATSPLHMRVKLNKTPEQVIETSVAMVARARNQIDDVEWSAEDGTRSEMDYLCRIVEAVIKAGATTVNIPDTVGYTVPEEYTHFMKTLIERVPNSDKAIFSVHCHNDLGMAVANSLAGIMGGARQVECTVNGIGERAGNAALEEIVMAINVRNDKFPYWNKIDTTQLTRASKVVSAATSFPVQYNKAIVGRNAFAHESGIHQDGVLKDASTYEIMKPEMVGLKQSSLVLGKHSGRHAFVHKLEEMGYKLGPNQLEDAFTRMKALADRKKDIYDEDIEALVDQEMAAAHDRIKLASLTVIAGTHGPQRATMKLDVDGQIKIEEAEGNGPVDAVFNCIKRLVPHEAKLELYQVHAVTEGTDAQAEVSVRLAHEGRSMTARAADPDTLVASAKAYLGALNKIVMKRQRDVPAAAAS, from the coding sequence ATGGCCACCCCTGATAAGTCCGAGAAGGACCGCGTCATCATTTTCGATACCACCCTGCGCGACGGCGAGCAGTGCCCCGGCGCCACCATGACCTTCGAGGAGAAGCTCGAAGTCGCCGAGTTGCTGGACGATATGGGGGTCGACGTCATCGAGGCCGGCTTCCCGATCACCTCGGAGGGCGACTTCCAGGCGGTCAGCGAGATCGCCCGTCGCTCCAAGAACTCAGTCATCGCCGGCCTGTCCCGCGCGCACCCGGCCGACATCGACCGCTGCGCCGAGGCCGTGAAGTTCGCCCGCCGCGGCCGCGTCCACACCGTGATCGCAACCTCGCCGCTGCACATGCGGGTCAAGCTGAACAAGACGCCGGAGCAGGTGATCGAGACCTCGGTCGCGATGGTCGCCCGCGCCCGCAACCAGATCGACGACGTCGAATGGTCGGCCGAGGACGGCACCCGCAGCGAGATGGACTATCTGTGCCGGATCGTCGAGGCCGTCATCAAGGCCGGCGCCACCACGGTGAACATCCCCGACACCGTCGGCTACACCGTGCCGGAGGAATACACCCACTTCATGAAGACGCTGATCGAGCGCGTGCCGAACTCCGACAAGGCGATCTTCTCGGTGCATTGCCACAACGACCTCGGCATGGCGGTCGCCAATTCGCTGGCCGGCATCATGGGTGGTGCGCGCCAGGTCGAATGCACCGTCAACGGCATCGGCGAGCGCGCCGGCAATGCCGCGTTGGAAGAGATCGTGATGGCGATCAACGTGCGGAACGACAAGTTTCCGTACTGGAACAAGATCGACACCACGCAGCTCACCCGCGCCTCCAAGGTGGTGTCGGCCGCGACCTCGTTCCCGGTGCAGTACAACAAGGCGATCGTCGGCCGCAACGCCTTCGCCCATGAGAGCGGCATCCACCAGGACGGCGTGCTGAAGGACGCCTCGACCTACGAGATCATGAAGCCCGAAATGGTCGGCCTGAAGCAGTCCTCGCTGGTGCTGGGCAAGCATTCCGGCCGCCATGCCTTCGTGCACAAGCTGGAGGAGATGGGCTACAAGCTCGGCCCGAACCAGTTGGAAGATGCGTTCACGCGGATGAAGGCGCTGGCCGACCGCAAGAAGGACATCTACGACGAGGACATCGAGGCGCTGGTCGACCAGGAGATGGCGGCCGCCCACGATCGCATCAAGCTGGCGTCGCTGACCGTGATCGCCGGTACCCATGGCCCGCAGCGCGCGACCATGAAGCTCGACGTCGACGGCCAGATCAAGATCGAGGAAGCCGAGGGCAACGGCCCGGTAGACGCCGTGTTCAACTGCATCAAGCGCCTGGTGCCGCACGAGGCCAAGCTGGAGCTGTACCAGGTCCACGCGGTGACCGAAGGCACCGACGCTCAGGCCGAAGTCTCGGTGCGTCTGGCGCATGAAGGCCGCTCGATGACCGCGCGTGCCGCCGATCCGGACACGCTGGTCGCGTCCGCAAAGGCCTATCTCGGCGCGCTGAACAAGATCGTGATGAAGCGCCAGCGCGACGTCCCTGCGGCGGCCGCGAGCTGA
- a CDS encoding type II CAAX endopeptidase family protein — translation MVDTTEPVASLVPLDPSRFERFEYPGDDFPYYNGRPAAISGRQWLFVMVMLVAAFVVLVTPIPMFAKGFGQFVPAVLFFAIPLIALAIVVPRHWTALFRRVGVRDIGWMVGFAVLNVLIGALIGFTLTTLSGTNPNAALAGLANLPLAGLILFFLKTIPQLFGEEVFTILPFLALLWLFCAKLRLSRRASIVAAWVIAALLFAGAHLPTYGWNVVQCLAVIGSTRLVLLLPYIMTKSIWVSTGAHILNDWILFILTILLTGPK, via the coding sequence ATGGTCGACACGACAGAACCTGTGGCGTCTCTCGTCCCGTTGGACCCGAGCCGGTTCGAGCGCTTTGAATATCCCGGCGACGACTTCCCCTATTACAACGGCAGGCCGGCGGCGATCTCGGGCCGGCAATGGCTGTTCGTCATGGTCATGCTGGTCGCAGCGTTCGTTGTGCTCGTCACCCCGATCCCGATGTTTGCCAAAGGCTTCGGACAATTCGTTCCGGCAGTTCTGTTCTTTGCCATTCCCCTCATCGCGCTCGCTATCGTCGTGCCGAGGCACTGGACCGCGTTGTTTCGGCGCGTGGGCGTCCGGGACATCGGCTGGATGGTGGGATTTGCGGTTCTCAACGTGCTGATCGGCGCGCTGATCGGCTTCACCTTGACGACGCTTTCGGGAACGAATCCCAATGCGGCTCTCGCCGGGCTCGCCAATCTTCCGCTTGCCGGGTTGATCCTGTTCTTCCTCAAGACCATCCCGCAGCTGTTTGGCGAGGAGGTCTTCACGATCCTGCCGTTCCTGGCGCTGTTGTGGCTGTTCTGCGCCAAACTTCGCCTCTCGCGGCGGGCATCGATCGTGGCCGCATGGGTGATCGCGGCGCTTCTGTTCGCGGGCGCGCACCTCCCCACCTATGGCTGGAATGTCGTGCAGTGTCTCGCCGTCATCGGGAGCACCCGTCTTGTCCTGCTGTTGCCGTACATCATGACGAAGAGCATCTGGGTATCGACCGGTGCGCATATTCTGAACGACTGGATCTTGTTCATCCTGACAATCCTGCTGACCGGGCCGAAGTGA
- a CDS encoding polyphosphate kinase 2 family protein translates to MSSKPSQSLADELKPFVVPFRFDGSSEFRLKSYPTAEKGGIDKDAGGKIIEANRKRLNDFQEKLYAQDRWSLLLIFQGMDAAGKDSAIKSVFEGVNPQGCEVSSFKQPSTRELDHDYMWRAMIALPERGRIGIFNRSYYEECLIVRVHPEVLAKQKLPKKLVTKNIWRERFEDIAAIERYLSRNGTVILKFFLHVSKDEQRRRFLDRLEEPAKNWKFSMADISERALWAKYQAAYQDMIHHTATREAPWHIVPADHKWFARAVIGSTIVSALDRLELKFPEVDKAELSEFKRIREALEAEQGADKGGRK, encoded by the coding sequence ATGAGCAGCAAACCGTCCCAATCGCTCGCCGATGAACTGAAACCCTTCGTCGTACCGTTCCGCTTCGACGGCAGCAGCGAGTTTCGCCTGAAGTCGTACCCGACCGCCGAGAAGGGCGGCATCGACAAGGACGCCGGCGGCAAGATCATCGAGGCCAACCGCAAGCGGCTCAACGATTTCCAGGAGAAGCTCTACGCCCAGGACCGCTGGTCGCTGCTCCTGATCTTTCAGGGCATGGATGCCGCCGGCAAGGATTCGGCGATCAAGAGCGTGTTCGAGGGCGTCAATCCGCAGGGTTGCGAGGTCTCCTCCTTCAAGCAGCCGTCGACCCGGGAACTCGACCACGACTACATGTGGCGCGCCATGATCGCGCTGCCGGAGCGCGGCCGCATCGGCATCTTCAACCGCTCCTATTACGAGGAGTGCCTGATCGTGCGCGTGCACCCCGAGGTGCTTGCCAAGCAGAAGCTGCCGAAGAAGCTGGTGACCAAGAACATCTGGCGCGAACGCTTCGAGGACATTGCCGCGATCGAGCGCTATCTGTCGCGCAACGGCACCGTGATCCTGAAGTTCTTCCTGCATGTCTCCAAGGATGAGCAGCGCCGGCGCTTTCTCGACCGGCTGGAGGAGCCGGCCAAGAACTGGAAGTTCTCGATGGCCGACATTTCCGAGCGCGCGCTGTGGGCCAAGTACCAGGCCGCCTATCAGGACATGATCCACCATACCGCGACCAGGGAGGCGCCCTGGCACATCGTGCCGGCCGACCACAAATGGTTCGCGCGCGCCGTGATCGGCTCGACCATCGTGAGTGCGCTGGACAGGCTGGAGCTGAAATTTCCCGAAGTCGACAAGGCCGAGTTGAGCGAGTTCAAGCGCATCCGCGAGGCGCTGGAGGCGGAGCAGGGGGCCGACAAGGGCGGCCGGAAATAG